From a region of the Candidatus Pelagibacter sp. FZCC0015 genome:
- a CDS encoding nuclear transport factor 2 family protein translates to MSILEKYSAALKNKDEAAMNELLHDDFKFTMHKSGNVLTKTDVIKWAMSGDINQDKVRIVYENDEVGIHHAFVTFNDGNVEAVMAVYKYDNGKIVSLETGATPMPK, encoded by the coding sequence ATGTCTATATTAGAGAAATATAGTGCTGCATTAAAAAATAAAGATGAAGCTGCCATGAATGAACTTTTGCATGACGATTTTAAATTCACAATGCACAAGTCAGGAAATGTTTTAACCAAAACTGATGTTATCAAATGGGCGATGAGTGGTGATATTAATCAAGATAAGGTTAGAATTGTTTATGAAAATGACGAAGTTGGTATTCACCATGCCTTTGTAACATTTAATGATGGTAATGTTGAGGCGGTAATGGCAGTTTATAAATACGACAATGGAAAAATTGTTAGTTTAGAAACTGGTGCTACACCAATGCCAAAATAA
- a CDS encoding 2-hydroxychromene-2-carboxylate isomerase → MSEIDFYFSIGSTYTYLSVTRILDVEKEHQVKFNWKPFSVRAIMKEMNNIPFPKDKMNKVNYMWRDIERRAEGYGFFAKTPVPYPLSEFDLANQIAILGFEKGWGEEFVVLTYKKWFQEGKEPAIEPSISEVCSELKLNKDEIVSEAKSSDIETKYNENTNSARENKIFGSPSFIVKNELFWGDDRMEDAIEWSLK, encoded by the coding sequence GTGAGTGAAATTGATTTTTATTTTTCGATAGGAAGCACATATACCTATCTATCCGTAACTAGAATACTTGATGTTGAAAAAGAACATCAAGTAAAGTTTAACTGGAAACCTTTTTCAGTAAGAGCAATCATGAAAGAGATGAACAATATCCCATTTCCAAAGGATAAAATGAATAAAGTTAATTACATGTGGAGAGATATTGAAAGAAGAGCTGAAGGTTATGGTTTTTTTGCTAAAACGCCAGTTCCCTATCCATTATCAGAATTTGATTTAGCAAACCAAATTGCAATCCTTGGTTTTGAAAAAGGTTGGGGAGAAGAATTTGTTGTTCTTACTTATAAGAAATGGTTTCAGGAAGGTAAAGAACCAGCGATCGAACCTAGTATTTCTGAAGTTTGTTCAGAATTAAAATTGAATAAAGATGAAATTGTCTCTGAAGCAAAATCATCAGATATAGAAACAAAATATAATGAAAACACAAACTCAGCTCGTGAAAATAAAATATTTGGAAGTCCATCTTTTATTGTAAAAAATGAACTTTTTTGGGGAGATGATAGAATGGAAGATGCAATTGAATGGTCTCTTAAATAA
- a CDS encoding DMT family transporter: protein MSLTTSYIFLGIAVFLGVTSNSFAKSAEGFTLLIPSIITAITIVLCMYALSLVMKNIPMGITYASFAGLTIIATVVVGIIRFNQVPNLYSLIGLAFIIIGVLMVNLLGNN, encoded by the coding sequence ATGAGTCTTACAACTTCATATATATTTTTAGGCATTGCAGTTTTTTTGGGTGTTACATCTAATAGTTTTGCTAAAAGTGCTGAAGGATTTACTCTTCTAATTCCAAGCATAATTACCGCAATCACAATTGTATTATGTATGTACGCACTTTCATTAGTAATGAAAAATATTCCAATGGGAATTACTTATGCCTCCTTTGCAGGTTTAACAATTATAGCAACGGTCGTGGTTGGAATAATTAGGTTTAATCAAGTACCTAACCTATATTCACTAATTGGTTTAGCGTTTATTATAATTGGTGTATTGATGGTAAACTTATTAGGAAATAACTAA
- a CDS encoding DUF2798 domain-containing protein, with translation MISKKYAQLLFMFFMSFSMSVIMSGVVVAVNTGIGEGFINRWFYSWMFAFPVALVAALTMAPIMRPLVNKIASKE, from the coding sequence ATGATTTCAAAGAAATATGCACAACTTTTATTTATGTTTTTTATGTCTTTTAGTATGAGTGTAATTATGAGTGGAGTTGTAGTGGCTGTTAATACGGGTATAGGAGAAGGATTTATAAATAGATGGTTTTATTCTTGGATGTTTGCATTTCCAGTTGCATTAGTTGCAGCACTTACAATGGCACCGATAATGAGGCCTTTAGTAAACAAGATTGCATCAAAAGAATAA
- a CDS encoding DMT family transporter, which yields MKPLLGYLFLANGIIFGIASNSFAKISEGFTKLTPSVLCILFMCITMFSIAKAMSALPVGFAYSTYSGLTVTGVVLFAVLKFNQVPNLYGTIGIILIIIGVIMVNYLGRLN from the coding sequence ATGAAACCTTTATTGGGATATTTATTTTTAGCTAATGGCATAATTTTTGGAATAGCTTCAAATAGTTTTGCAAAAATTTCTGAGGGATTTACTAAACTTACACCATCAGTTTTATGTATTTTGTTTATGTGTATTACTATGTTTTCAATTGCAAAAGCAATGTCTGCACTGCCAGTTGGATTTGCCTACTCTACTTATAGTGGTTTGACAGTTACAGGTGTTGTACTTTTCGCAGTATTAAAATTTAATCAAGTTCCTAATCTTTATGGAACTATAGGAATTATTTTAATTATTATTGGTGTGATAATGGTTAATTATCTTGGACGACTGAACTGA
- a CDS encoding DUF952 domain-containing protein, producing the protein MNLEFIFKVIDKDEWQKAKQSGTYSGSEKDLKDGYIHFSEEDQVEETLNKYYSKKENLVLLKVNAFKLEHLLWEQASNGDMYPHLYSPLDTSTVVNEYELPLNEDGRHELPEILKKYQFSRPR; encoded by the coding sequence ATGAATTTAGAATTTATTTTCAAAGTTATAGATAAAGATGAGTGGCAAAAGGCCAAACAATCTGGAACTTATAGTGGATCAGAAAAAGATCTTAAAGATGGATATATTCACTTTTCAGAAGAGGATCAGGTAGAGGAAACTTTAAATAAATATTATTCCAAAAAAGAAAATCTAGTTTTGTTAAAAGTAAATGCTTTTAAACTTGAACATTTATTATGGGAACAGGCATCAAATGGAGATATGTATCCTCATTTATATTCACCTTTAGATACCAGCACTGTTGTTAATGAATATGAGTTACCATTGAATGAAGATGGAAGACATGAGCTTCCAGAGATTTTAAAAAAGTATCAGTTCAGTCGTCCAAGATAA
- a CDS encoding DUF924 family protein — protein sequence MIPERAQVILDFWFKETPSEMRFKKNEKFDQKIKDNFLKDYELACQNEYDDWQDNPMSCLALVILFDQFSRNMFRNDKKAFAQDQKTRLIVNDAVYSGYLEAMNVNQRFFMLLPLIHSEEISDHEMAYYLLNKYLREHEGYNEIKKFWQDHTKAIRQFHRYPHRNEILGRESTEEEIEFLKGPNSSW from the coding sequence ATGATACCAGAAAGAGCACAAGTAATTTTAGATTTCTGGTTTAAAGAAACTCCTTCTGAAATGCGTTTCAAAAAAAATGAAAAGTTTGATCAAAAAATTAAAGATAATTTTTTAAAGGATTATGAACTTGCTTGTCAAAATGAATATGATGATTGGCAAGATAATCCTATGAGCTGTTTAGCATTGGTTATTTTATTTGATCAATTTTCAAGAAACATGTTTAGAAATGACAAAAAAGCTTTTGCTCAAGATCAAAAAACTAGATTGATTGTAAACGATGCAGTTTATTCAGGTTATTTAGAAGCCATGAATGTAAATCAAAGATTTTTTATGTTGTTACCTTTAATTCATAGTGAGGAAATCAGTGATCATGAAATGGCCTATTACTTATTAAATAAATATTTAAGAGAACACGAAGGATATAATGAAATAAAAAAATTTTGGCAAGATCATACAAAAGCAATCAGACAATTTCATAGATATCCTCATAGAAATGAAATTTTAGGAAGAGAATCCACTGAAGAAGAAATAGAATTCTTAAAAGGTCCAAATTCTTCTTGGTAA
- a CDS encoding inositol monophosphatase family protein, producing MKKFDTKKYPIYASFLNQLAKDLTKFYYAKLDKPFKITNKMKGKGYDPVTTSDKAFEKFIRSKISKKFPNHQIIGEEYGHKNTKSEFSWVIDPIDGTRSYVVGNPSWSNLISLNYNGEPILGLANFPKIRKYYLNVNKNSAYVFEDNKKRKLKVNSKLNFTNAKLAAAFHNQLTLKQQSKIQKFIKRMQFPCFDALTYCQLAEGRLEMVAQCANKIWDIHPIMPIVRAAGAIVTTWGNQNPVVGGNIIVSNNKANHKKILKLLKPLAE from the coding sequence GTGAAAAAATTTGATACAAAAAAATATCCAATATATGCAAGCTTTTTAAATCAACTTGCTAAAGATTTAACTAAGTTTTATTACGCCAAGTTAGATAAGCCATTTAAGATAACCAATAAGATGAAAGGCAAAGGTTACGATCCTGTAACAACATCAGATAAAGCCTTTGAGAAATTTATAAGATCTAAAATTTCAAAAAAATTCCCAAATCATCAAATTATAGGCGAGGAATATGGTCATAAAAATACTAAGAGTGAGTTTTCATGGGTGATTGATCCAATTGATGGAACTAGATCATACGTTGTAGGTAATCCTAGTTGGAGTAATCTCATTTCATTAAATTATAATGGAGAACCAATTTTAGGATTAGCAAATTTTCCTAAAATAAGAAAATATTATTTAAATGTGAATAAAAATTCTGCATATGTTTTTGAAGATAATAAAAAAAGAAAACTTAAAGTTAACTCAAAATTAAATTTTACTAATGCAAAATTGGCTGCTGCTTTTCATAATCAATTAACTTTGAAGCAACAATCAAAAATTCAAAAATTTATTAAAAGAATGCAATTTCCATGCTTTGATGCATTGACTTATTGTCAATTAGCAGAAGGTAGACTTGAAATGGTTGCACAATGTGCAAATAAGATTTGGGATATTCACCCGATTATGCCAATCGTGAGAGCAGCAGGAGCAATAGTAACAACTTGGGGCAACCAAAACCCTGTCGTTGGAGGGAATATTATTGTTTCAAATAATAAAGCTAATCATAAAAAGATTTTAAAATTATTAAAACCATTAGCTGAATGA
- a CDS encoding TauD/TfdA family dioxygenase, with amino-acid sequence MKIELIENKVYFNNGSEKKEIHPFWLRERVNGEEYLDKGTQQRLFDPTFLSNDVSINKVNLNEKYLEIDFNDGVNSKLEIDKIASEFSKEDIVIRSIEKTKWDSTLKNIKNFEYQENFYESKEMHDLLVSFYKFGFVIVKNIPISKNYIVEFANSIGSVRRTNFGEYFDVKSKPDPNDLAYTSLALAPHTDNPYRNPVPCIQLLHCIESKVSGGLSTLVDGYTVTEDLKNQYPEFYKILTEVKVRFRFVDKEVILETISPLIELNENRSFKQVRFSPRLDYVPILEKEKLDLYYQARKKISEMYNSDKYRIEFKLEPKDLMMMDNHRLLHGRTAYETKEGERFLQGCYIDYDSTEGKLRHLKRKFNL; translated from the coding sequence ATGAAAATTGAGCTAATTGAAAATAAGGTTTATTTTAATAATGGGTCTGAAAAAAAAGAAATTCACCCATTCTGGTTACGAGAAAGAGTTAATGGTGAGGAATATTTAGATAAAGGAACTCAGCAAAGACTTTTTGATCCTACATTTTTAAGTAATGATGTTTCAATAAATAAAGTAAACCTTAATGAAAAATACTTAGAAATAGATTTTAATGATGGTGTTAATTCAAAACTTGAAATTGATAAAATTGCTTCTGAATTTTCTAAAGAAGATATTGTAATTAGATCTATTGAAAAAACTAAATGGGACTCAACTTTAAAAAATATAAAAAATTTTGAATACCAAGAAAATTTTTATGAAAGTAAAGAGATGCATGATCTGCTTGTTTCATTTTATAAATTTGGTTTTGTAATAGTAAAAAATATTCCAATATCTAAAAATTATATTGTTGAATTTGCAAATTCAATAGGCAGTGTTCGAAGAACAAATTTTGGTGAATATTTTGACGTAAAATCTAAACCTGATCCAAATGATCTTGCTTATACTTCATTAGCTTTAGCACCTCATACCGACAATCCTTATAGAAATCCTGTTCCATGTATTCAACTTTTGCATTGTATAGAAAGTAAAGTTTCAGGAGGATTATCTACTTTAGTAGATGGTTATACAGTAACTGAAGATTTAAAAAATCAATATCCAGAATTTTATAAAATTTTAACTGAAGTAAAAGTTAGATTTAGATTTGTAGATAAAGAAGTAATTTTAGAAACTATCTCTCCTTTGATTGAACTAAATGAGAATAGGAGTTTCAAACAGGTAAGATTTAGTCCTAGATTAGACTATGTTCCAATTTTAGAAAAAGAAAAATTAGATCTTTACTACCAAGCAAGAAAAAAAATATCTGAAATGTATAATTCAGATAAATATAGAATTGAATTTAAACTCGAGCCAAAAGACCTAATGATGATGGATAACCATAGACTACTCCATGGGAGAACAGCTTATGAGACAAAGGAAGGTGAGAGATTTTTACAAGGTTGTTATATTGATTACGATAGTACTGAGGGAAAACTTAGACACTTAAAAAGAAAGTTTAATCTTTAA
- a CDS encoding FMN-dependent NADH-azoreductase: MKIYQIDSSARKKGSTSRALAKKLLDKIKKPEDEVIYRDLDDEMLFVSGLTESGMNIDEKDQTEEHKKMFELSDKLVKELKESDIIIISAPIYNYGPPATLKAWSDLAARIGETFRFKPNGRREGLLKNKHAYLVITSGGTKLNSSEDFLTPWLKFILNFFGIEKVDIISADQMALDYEKSIKEAEAQIENLFKD, translated from the coding sequence ATGAAGATTTATCAAATAGATTCCAGTGCTAGAAAAAAAGGCTCTACCTCTAGAGCTTTAGCAAAAAAGCTTTTAGATAAAATTAAAAAACCAGAAGATGAAGTAATTTATAGAGATTTAGATGATGAGATGCTTTTTGTAAGTGGACTTACAGAATCTGGAATGAACATAGATGAAAAAGATCAAACAGAAGAACACAAGAAAATGTTTGAGCTTTCTGACAAGCTTGTAAAAGAATTAAAAGAGAGTGATATCATAATAATTTCAGCACCAATTTATAATTATGGACCTCCAGCAACTCTTAAGGCTTGGTCGGATTTAGCTGCTCGTATAGGTGAAACTTTTAGATTTAAACCAAATGGTAGAAGAGAAGGATTGTTAAAAAATAAACATGCATATCTAGTTATTACTTCTGGAGGAACAAAACTAAATAGTTCAGAAGATTTTCTAACTCCTTGGTTAAAATTTATTCTTAATTTTTTTGGTATTGAAAAAGTAGATATAATTAGTGCAGATCAAATGGCACTAGATTATGAAAAATCAATCAAAGAGGCTGAAGCTCAAATAGAAAATTTGTTTAAAGATTAA
- a CDS encoding cytochrome c biogenesis CcdA family protein yields the protein MFEYLIAFGAGLISFLSPCVLPLIPGYISYISGQSLQEILNQKKINFFPLILFCLGFSTVFVLLGASASFLGQALLQNSEVLRISAGIVIIIFSLQLIGIINIPYLNFEKRFDAKESRNILFPYVIGVAFGFGWTPCIGPILGSILALASIEETLSRAVILLISYSLGLAIPFVLSGYLIQRFLLFSKNFKKNINLISKIGGITLLVTGILILTNQLQAIGFYIIKIFPFMQKFG from the coding sequence ATGTTTGAATACTTAATTGCTTTTGGAGCAGGACTTATAAGTTTTTTGTCTCCATGTGTTCTCCCATTAATACCTGGATATATTTCTTATATCTCTGGTCAATCTTTACAAGAAATTTTAAATCAAAAAAAAATTAATTTTTTTCCATTAATTTTATTTTGTTTAGGGTTCTCAACTGTATTTGTTCTTTTAGGTGCATCAGCATCTTTTTTAGGACAGGCATTACTACAAAATTCAGAAGTGTTAAGAATTTCAGCAGGAATAGTAATCATAATTTTTTCTCTTCAATTAATTGGAATTATCAATATTCCATATTTAAATTTTGAAAAAAGATTTGATGCAAAAGAATCAAGAAATATTCTTTTTCCATATGTGATTGGTGTTGCTTTTGGTTTTGGCTGGACACCATGTATTGGTCCAATTTTAGGTTCAATTTTAGCTTTGGCATCTATTGAAGAAACTTTATCAAGAGCTGTAATCTTGTTAATTTCTTATTCATTAGGTCTTGCTATCCCGTTTGTTTTGTCTGGATACTTAATTCAAAGATTCTTATTATTTTCTAAAAATTTTAAGAAAAACATAAATTTAATTTCAAAAATTGGTGGAATAACTCTGTTAGTTACAGGTATTTTAATTTTGACTAATCAATTACAAGCAATAGGATTTTATATAATTAAAATCTTTCCATTTATGCAAAAATTCGGATAA
- the ppc gene encoding phosphoenolpyruvate carboxylase: MKKRDLYYERIPTKLLREDIRLLGTFLGRVIKDQEGPSFFKIVERLRLLSKNTLLDKNKSKVFSKISKEVKKLSPEKTFKITRAFSHILNLMNLAESLDASRKLNEYENPYFKSKNQNLFIEDIIEGLFKNKNISNNKIYDLATKLDIGIVLTAHPTEVKRRTLIQKYANLISIMEQRHLYKKYPSKIIELDRKLYSEIAIIWKTDELKRTKPSPLDEAKWGLAVIEDSLWDTIPKVYKRLNDIFRKNLNKDLPRNFNPIQFGSWMGGDRDGNPNVTSEVTKKVILFSRWQAAKLYEKELTQLIQDLSMEECSPAISRVTGKSFEPYRVYLRPLRDKVRNTHQLIEAHINFNKPLDEKKLLQDKYEIINPLREVRSSLNQNKGQHIANADLLDLIRRVRCFGINLARLDIRQESDRHEKLLNEIFKKKNKINYSSLSESEKIKLLNKNIKQGKFFVDKINIRDKENKEVWNTFKQISKEPTQCLGAYVISMTSTASDILSVYFLQMQAQTKNLLRVVPLFETLDDLKNANGVMTNLFKLSWYRKMIKSKQEVMIGYSDSSKDAGKLSASWHQYKLQEELRNLAKKYKIDLVFFHGRGGSPGRGGGPIQATLKSQPSGTVNGKIRITDQGEVIQQKYGYKPLAEYNLCSYIGAVMDASLNPPPRSKTNWRELIQKMSEISTSSYRKYLNQSEDFIRYFKTVTPHKSLGKLAIGSRPTKRKNVDNIQSLRAIPWVFAWTQIRLMLPAWLGTTEALRYGSIKKFKRTMTDMERNWPYFVSTMDILDMVISKVDPEISVIYENNLADASLKRIGKKLRFQFEALVKLHNKITPKEVIKERKEFRKALFIRNNYTEMLNILQANVMNKLTNKKYKNLDKKFLEDALMTSIAGISAAMKNTG; this comes from the coding sequence ATGAAGAAAAGAGATCTTTACTATGAGCGAATACCTACAAAGCTTTTAAGAGAAGATATTAGATTATTAGGAACATTTTTAGGAAGAGTAATTAAAGATCAAGAAGGACCATCTTTTTTTAAAATTGTTGAAAGACTAAGATTACTATCTAAAAACACATTACTAGATAAAAACAAGAGTAAAGTTTTCTCAAAAATATCAAAAGAAGTAAAAAAACTTTCGCCAGAAAAAACTTTTAAAATCACAAGGGCTTTTTCGCACATCCTTAATTTGATGAATTTAGCTGAGTCTTTAGATGCATCTAGAAAATTAAATGAATATGAAAATCCATATTTTAAAAGCAAAAATCAAAATTTATTTATTGAGGATATTATTGAGGGACTTTTTAAAAATAAAAATATTTCAAATAATAAAATTTATGATTTGGCAACCAAGCTAGATATTGGGATAGTTCTTACCGCTCATCCAACAGAGGTTAAAAGAAGAACTTTAATTCAAAAATATGCAAATTTAATATCAATTATGGAGCAAAGACACCTCTATAAAAAATATCCCTCAAAAATTATAGAATTAGATAGAAAACTATATTCAGAAATAGCAATTATTTGGAAAACTGATGAACTAAAAAGAACTAAACCTTCTCCATTGGATGAAGCAAAATGGGGTCTGGCTGTAATTGAAGATAGTTTGTGGGATACTATTCCTAAAGTTTATAAGAGATTGAATGATATCTTTAGAAAAAATTTAAACAAAGACTTGCCTAGAAATTTTAATCCTATTCAATTTGGTTCATGGATGGGTGGAGACAGAGATGGAAATCCAAATGTAACTTCAGAGGTAACCAAGAAAGTAATTTTATTTTCTAGATGGCAAGCTGCAAAACTATACGAGAAAGAACTTACTCAATTAATTCAAGATTTATCCATGGAAGAATGTTCTCCTGCAATCAGTAGAGTTACTGGAAAAAGTTTTGAACCATATAGAGTTTATTTAAGACCATTAAGAGACAAAGTAAGAAATACTCATCAATTAATAGAGGCACACATAAACTTTAATAAACCTTTAGATGAAAAAAAATTACTCCAAGATAAATATGAAATTATTAACCCTTTGAGAGAAGTAAGAAGTTCTCTGAATCAAAACAAAGGTCAACATATTGCAAATGCTGATTTACTAGACTTAATTAGAAGAGTGAGATGTTTTGGAATAAATCTTGCAAGATTAGATATCAGACAAGAGTCTGATCGACATGAAAAACTTTTAAATGAAATCTTTAAAAAGAAAAATAAAATAAATTATTCTTCTCTAAGTGAAAGTGAAAAAATAAAACTTTTAAATAAAAATATTAAACAAGGAAAATTTTTTGTAGATAAAATAAATATTCGAGATAAAGAAAACAAAGAAGTATGGAATACTTTTAAACAAATTTCTAAAGAACCAACCCAATGTCTTGGTGCTTATGTAATATCGATGACGTCCACAGCATCTGATATTTTATCTGTTTATTTTTTACAAATGCAGGCACAAACAAAAAATTTATTAAGAGTTGTTCCACTTTTTGAAACTCTGGATGATTTAAAAAATGCTAACGGCGTTATGACAAACTTATTCAAACTTTCATGGTACAGAAAAATGATTAAGTCAAAACAGGAAGTCATGATTGGATATTCAGACTCCAGTAAAGATGCTGGAAAATTATCTGCAAGTTGGCATCAATACAAACTTCAAGAAGAGCTTAGAAATTTAGCTAAAAAATATAAAATAGATCTTGTTTTCTTTCACGGCAGAGGTGGATCTCCAGGAAGAGGAGGTGGTCCAATACAGGCTACTTTAAAATCACAACCTTCCGGTACAGTTAACGGAAAAATTAGAATTACTGATCAAGGAGAAGTAATTCAGCAAAAGTATGGCTATAAACCTTTAGCTGAGTACAATTTATGTAGCTATATAGGGGCTGTAATGGACGCTTCTTTAAATCCTCCACCAAGATCAAAAACTAATTGGCGTGAATTAATTCAAAAAATGTCAGAAATTTCTACATCTTCATATAGAAAATATTTAAATCAAAGCGAGGATTTTATTCGTTACTTCAAAACAGTTACGCCACATAAATCACTAGGAAAACTTGCAATTGGATCAAGACCAACCAAAAGAAAGAATGTTGATAATATTCAAAGTTTAAGAGCTATCCCGTGGGTATTTGCTTGGACACAAATTAGATTAATGTTACCTGCTTGGCTTGGTACAACTGAAGCATTAAGATACGGTTCAATTAAAAAATTTAAAAGAACAATGACTGACATGGAAAGAAATTGGCCATACTTTGTATCAACGATGGATATTCTAGATATGGTAATTTCTAAGGTGGATCCAGAAATATCAGTTATTTATGAAAATAACTTAGCTGATGCCTCATTAAAAAGAATTGGTAAAAAATTAAGATTTCAATTTGAGGCACTGGTCAAATTGCACAATAAAATTACCCCCAAAGAAGTGATAAAAGAAAGGAAAGAATTTAGAAAAGCTTTATTTATAAGAAATAACTATACAGAGATGTTAAATATACTTCAGGCAAATGTAATGAACAAATTAACAAATAAAAAATATAAAAATTTAGATAAAAAATTTCTTGAAGATGCTTTAATGACATCGATTGCAGGTATTTCTGCAGCAATGAAAAATACTGGATAA
- a CDS encoding SMP-30/gluconolactonase/LRE family protein: MNKIKTSEPKPLWKIRCTLGEGTLWVGEHNSIYFVDIKKKKICSFNIKNKKKKIFKVNKEIGFIAHIKDHIFILGLQGELRIQNLKSKKILKSIKIEPNLKLNRINDGKTDPAGNLWFGTMDNLERKIEKGSLYKLDKNFKLIKVDKNYRITNGPAFIDQYNFYHTDSPKKTIYKIKINKNNKIVSKKIFKKLSPEEGSPDGMTLDKNKNLWVAHFHGACISVFNKKAKLIHRIHFPAKNITNCAFGGKNTKELYVSTATKGMSKADLRKFRYSGFFFSVKTNAKGVLQKKFILNNEEKRSLL, translated from the coding sequence ATGAATAAAATAAAAACCTCAGAACCAAAACCTCTTTGGAAAATAAGATGTACTTTAGGTGAAGGAACATTATGGGTTGGTGAACATAATTCAATTTATTTTGTAGATATAAAAAAAAAGAAAATTTGTTCTTTCAATATTAAAAATAAAAAAAAGAAAATCTTTAAAGTAAATAAAGAAATTGGTTTTATCGCTCATATCAAAGATCATATTTTTATTTTAGGCCTTCAGGGTGAATTAAGAATTCAAAATCTAAAATCAAAAAAAATTTTAAAATCAATTAAGATAGAACCAAACTTAAAGTTAAATAGAATTAATGATGGAAAAACAGATCCTGCAGGAAATCTTTGGTTTGGTACTATGGACAACTTAGAGCGAAAAATTGAAAAAGGTTCTTTGTATAAACTAGATAAAAATTTTAAATTAATAAAAGTTGATAAAAATTATAGAATTACTAATGGACCAGCATTTATTGATCAGTATAATTTTTATCATACGGATAGTCCAAAAAAAACAATCTATAAAATTAAAATAAATAAAAATAATAAAATAGTCAGCAAAAAAATATTTAAAAAATTATCACCTGAAGAGGGTTCACCAGATGGAATGACCTTAGATAAAAATAAAAATTTATGGGTAGCTCATTTTCATGGTGCATGTATTTCTGTTTTTAATAAAAAAGCAAAATTAATTCACAGAATTCATTTTCCTGCAAAAAATATTACTAATTGTGCATTTGGAGGTAAAAATACTAAAGAACTTTACGTTTCAACAGCAACAAAAGGTATGAGCAAAGCAGATTTGCGAAAATTTAGATATTCAGGATTCTTTTTTAGTGTAAAAACAAATGCAAAAGGAGTTTTGCAAAAAAAATTTATATTAAATAATGAAGAAAAGAGATCTTTACTATGA